One genomic window of Roseateles sp. DAIF2 includes the following:
- a CDS encoding GNAT family N-acetyltransferase, with translation MIDYKISPDIGDPELNRLFSASWPNHRDTEFRSTHRCSMAYVCAYQGQQLVGYVNAAWDGKTHVFVLDTTVHPDVRRQGIGRELVLRVLEQARLRGASWVHVDYEPQLREFYGRCGFRTSEAGVISLAGAG, from the coding sequence GTGATCGATTACAAGATCTCCCCGGACATCGGCGACCCGGAGCTGAACCGGCTGTTCTCCGCATCCTGGCCGAACCACCGGGACACCGAGTTCCGATCCACCCATCGCTGCAGCATGGCCTATGTCTGCGCCTACCAGGGGCAGCAGCTGGTCGGCTATGTCAACGCGGCCTGGGACGGCAAGACCCATGTCTTCGTGCTGGACACCACGGTTCACCCCGACGTCCGTCGTCAGGGCATCGGGCGTGAGCTGGTGCTGCGGGTGCTGGAGCAGGCCCGGCTGCGCGGCGCGAGCTGGGTGCATGTCGACTACGAGCCGCAGCTGAGGGAGTTCTACGGCCGCTGCGGGTTCCGCACGTCCGAGGCGGGGGTCATCAGCCTCGCGGGCGCGGGATGA
- a CDS encoding xanthine dehydrogenase family protein subunit M: MTSSSFAYSQAGSLAEAAKAAASQTDAKLIAGGQSLLGAIKLGLAAPEALIDISGLAELRGIRVDAGQLRIGAMTTHATVAASKEVQAAIPALADLAGRIGDRQVRNRGTLGGSLANNDPAACYSAAVLGLGATIHTDQRSIAADDFFKGLYETALQAGEIITSVSFPIPSKAAWQKFKQPASRFSIVGVFVAQTVGGVRVAVTGAGPCVFRAQALEQALAASWSAAAAQGVTIAADGLNSDLHGSAEYRAALIPVLAGRAVAAAA; the protein is encoded by the coding sequence ATGACCTCATCATCATTCGCCTACTCCCAAGCCGGCAGCCTGGCCGAGGCCGCCAAGGCCGCCGCCAGCCAAACCGACGCGAAGCTGATCGCCGGCGGGCAAAGCCTGCTCGGCGCGATCAAGCTGGGCCTGGCCGCGCCCGAGGCGCTGATCGACATCTCGGGCCTGGCCGAGCTGCGCGGCATCCGCGTCGACGCCGGCCAGCTGCGCATCGGCGCGATGACGACGCATGCGACGGTCGCCGCTTCGAAAGAGGTGCAGGCCGCGATCCCGGCGCTGGCCGACCTGGCCGGCCGCATCGGCGACCGCCAGGTGCGCAACCGCGGCACCTTGGGCGGCAGCCTGGCCAACAACGATCCCGCCGCCTGCTATTCGGCCGCGGTGCTGGGTCTGGGCGCGACCATCCACACCGACCAGCGCTCGATCGCCGCGGACGATTTCTTCAAGGGCCTGTACGAGACCGCGCTGCAGGCCGGCGAGATCATCACCTCGGTGAGCTTCCCGATCCCGAGCAAGGCAGCCTGGCAGAAGTTCAAGCAGCCGGCCTCGCGCTTCTCGATCGTCGGCGTGTTCGTCGCGCAGACGGTGGGCGGCGTGCGCGTGGCTGTCACCGGGGCCGGCCCCTGCGTGTTCCGCGCCCAGGCGCTGGAGCAGGCACTGGCGGCGAGCTGGAGCGCCGCCGCGGCGCAGGGCGTGACGATCGCCGCCGATGGCCTGAACAGCGATCTGCATGGCTCGGCCGAATACCGCGCCGCGCTGATCCCGGTGCTGGCCGGGCGCGCGGTCGCGGCGGCGGCCTGA
- a CDS encoding VOC family protein, translating into MFDHVKFGVSDYAASKSFYLRALEPLGVKLVGEGAPSYGCELCVEGGTVSLCLFETAEKPAHLHLAFQAQSRAQVDAFHRAALAAGGRDHGAPGLRPNYHANYYAAFVIGPDGHNIEAVCHAAEA; encoded by the coding sequence ATGTTCGATCATGTCAAATTCGGCGTCAGCGACTACGCGGCCAGCAAGAGCTTTTATCTGCGCGCGCTGGAGCCGCTGGGCGTCAAGCTGGTCGGGGAAGGCGCGCCCAGCTATGGCTGCGAGCTCTGCGTCGAGGGCGGCACGGTGTCCCTGTGCCTGTTCGAGACCGCGGAGAAGCCGGCCCATCTGCACCTGGCCTTCCAGGCCCAAAGCCGCGCGCAGGTGGATGCCTTCCATCGCGCGGCGCTGGCGGCCGGCGGGCGCGACCATGGCGCGCCGGGCCTGCGGCCGAACTATCACGCGAACTACTACGCCGCCTTCGTCATCGGGCCGGACGGGCACAACATCGAAGCGGTGTGCCACGCGGCCGAAGCCTAG
- a CDS encoding NUDIX domain-containing protein, producing the protein MSSDRYPVSIKGVLCSPAGALVLMLNERDEWELPGGRLEPGETVPQCLAREIEEELDLRVEVGAPLDSYLFEVIPTRHVFIVTHRCRLREGARFEPRLSHEHKQIGLFAADALPANLPAGYRASIRRALQGTG; encoded by the coding sequence ATGAGCAGCGATCGCTATCCGGTCTCGATCAAGGGCGTGCTGTGCTCGCCGGCCGGCGCGCTGGTGCTGATGCTCAATGAGCGCGACGAGTGGGAGCTGCCGGGCGGCCGGCTGGAGCCGGGCGAGACGGTGCCGCAATGCCTGGCGCGCGAGATCGAGGAGGAGCTGGACCTGCGGGTCGAGGTCGGCGCGCCGCTGGACAGCTATCTGTTCGAGGTCATCCCCACGCGCCATGTCTTCATCGTCACGCATCGCTGCCGCCTGCGGGAGGGCGCGCGTTTCGAGCCGCGGCTGAGCCACGAGCACAAGCAGATCGGCCTGTTCGCCGCCGATGCGCTGCCGGCCAATCTGCCGGCGGGCTATCGCGCCTCGATCCGGCGTGCGCTGCAGGGTACGGGCTGA
- a CDS encoding TIGR04552 family protein yields the protein MQDLQASLKTEQRFSLNWTYLDAIARGVSVIDLGALALRNLRDARQFAREYGYDVEQPGVPDYLRRTRREALDFVRAQFLRPEQWALLPPELSDDASDPLQLLVQASQHAHRFEPTRLWACTLLKVMHGLFYIDNNLKLRHFSTIRQQVFAGLDEVIRGEGERQYLTDGRICLPLVHVDRKRNKGRHSILLKLLQKPEYVAADIHDHLGVRLTLNTRMECLLALDLLRRAHLVTLTNLEISRTRNTLVDLLAAKEVFTRHRAEIDRSIGYPETLLRQMDQELAAAAQRQTQRDNPHSAADFQSLQLTARKMIHLPAAALGRQPESAEDPNERLINSDGDVSFFFAYEIQLQDAASFEQSQQGAASHEAYKRRQIQTARRRVLGPQLLAWLQAQAGDADEGRTGTIGA from the coding sequence ATGCAAGACCTGCAGGCCTCGCTGAAAACCGAGCAGCGCTTCTCGCTGAACTGGACCTATCTGGACGCCATCGCGCGCGGCGTCTCCGTGATCGACCTGGGGGCGCTGGCGCTGCGCAATCTGCGCGACGCGCGCCAGTTCGCCCGCGAATATGGCTATGACGTCGAGCAGCCCGGCGTGCCGGACTATCTGCGCCGCACCCGGCGCGAGGCCCTGGACTTCGTGCGCGCGCAGTTCCTGCGGCCGGAGCAATGGGCGCTGCTGCCGCCCGAACTGAGCGACGATGCCAGCGACCCGCTGCAGCTGCTGGTGCAGGCCTCGCAGCATGCCCACCGCTTCGAGCCGACCCGGCTGTGGGCCTGCACCCTGCTGAAGGTGATGCACGGTCTGTTCTACATCGACAACAACCTCAAGCTGCGCCATTTCTCGACCATCCGCCAGCAGGTCTTCGCCGGCCTGGACGAGGTGATCCGCGGCGAGGGCGAGCGGCAGTATCTGACCGACGGCCGCATCTGCCTGCCCCTGGTGCATGTGGACCGCAAGCGCAACAAGGGCCGCCACAGCATCCTCCTGAAGCTGCTGCAAAAGCCCGAATATGTGGCGGCCGACATCCATGACCATCTGGGCGTGCGCCTGACCCTGAACACCCGCATGGAATGCCTGCTGGCGCTGGACCTGCTGCGCCGCGCGCATCTGGTGACCCTGACCAATCTGGAGATCAGCCGCACCCGCAACACCCTGGTGGACCTGCTGGCCGCCAAGGAGGTGTTCACCCGCCACCGCGCCGAGATCGACCGCAGCATCGGCTATCCCGAGACCCTGCTGCGCCAGATGGACCAGGAGCTGGCGGCCGCCGCACAACGCCAGACCCAGCGCGACAACCCGCACAGCGCGGCCGACTTCCAAAGCCTGCAGCTGACCGCGCGCAAGATGATCCACCTGCCCGCCGCGGCGCTCGGCCGGCAACCGGAAAGCGCCGAGGATCCGAACGAACGCCTGATCAACAGCGATGGCGATGTCAGCTTCTTCTTCGCCTACGAGATCCAGCTGCAGGACGCGGCCAGCTTCGAGCAGAGCCAGCAGGGCGCAGCCAGCCACGAGGCCTACAAGCGGCGCCAGATCCAGACCGCGCGCCGGCGCGTGCTGGGGCCGCAGCTGCTGGCCTGGCTGCAGGCGCAAGCCGGAGATGCCGACGAGGGCCGAACCGGCACAATCGGCGCATGA
- a CDS encoding serine hydrolase: protein MPPIHRRNLLLAGAGLAPLLSSCANDISRLRERPPEELAQRLKVCSAAYAVLRAGKPGAPVAVSGCNGTEEEKARPDAIFQAASLTKPVVAYAALRLVLEGRLDLDAPVSRYLPDGYRHFHKALMRSADDAHDLVPASTLRRVSVAQLLNHSAGFPNWSGGTLTLGSEPGRRWGYSGEGYMLLQSVIESVTGAELADYLDRQLFAPLGMADTSLIWRDAFEARAVSGMTTYGIRQRGRFRRAMAAASLYTTAADYARFMSALLADAELLSLLLARPVEVDAALGLQWGLGWGIEQAPGGPYLWQWGNNPGFRAFAMASATSGDGFVLLSNNDRGMPLAASLAHAVLPGEHRVFRFPRVA, encoded by the coding sequence ATGCCGCCTATCCATCGCCGAAACCTGCTGCTGGCCGGGGCGGGTCTTGCGCCGCTGCTCTCGTCCTGCGCGAACGACATCAGTCGGTTGCGCGAGCGTCCGCCGGAGGAACTTGCCCAGCGGCTCAAGGTCTGCTCGGCGGCCTATGCGGTGCTGCGCGCCGGCAAGCCCGGCGCTCCGGTCGCCGTTTCGGGCTGCAACGGCACCGAGGAGGAGAAGGCGCGGCCCGACGCCATCTTCCAGGCCGCCTCACTGACCAAGCCGGTGGTCGCTTATGCCGCGTTGCGCCTGGTGCTCGAGGGCCGGCTCGACCTCGACGCCCCGGTGTCCCGCTATCTGCCCGATGGGTATCGGCATTTCCACAAGGCCCTGATGCGCAGCGCCGACGATGCGCATGACCTGGTGCCCGCAAGCACCTTGCGGCGGGTGTCGGTGGCGCAACTGCTCAATCACAGCGCGGGTTTCCCGAACTGGTCCGGCGGCACGCTCACCCTCGGGTCGGAGCCGGGCCGGCGCTGGGGCTACTCCGGCGAGGGCTATATGCTGCTGCAGAGCGTGATCGAGTCCGTCACCGGGGCCGAGCTGGCGGACTACCTCGACCGGCAGCTGTTCGCGCCGCTGGGCATGGCCGACACCAGCCTGATCTGGCGCGACGCCTTCGAGGCGCGCGCCGTGAGCGGCATGACGACCTACGGCATCCGGCAGCGCGGCCGCTTCCGCCGAGCGATGGCCGCCGCCTCGCTGTACACCACGGCGGCCGACTACGCGCGCTTCATGTCGGCGCTGCTGGCCGACGCCGAGCTGCTGTCGCTGCTGCTCGCCAGGCCGGTCGAGGTCGATGCGGCGCTCGGCCTGCAATGGGGCCTTGGCTGGGGGATCGAGCAGGCCCCGGGCGGCCCCTACCTCTGGCAATGGGGCAACAACCCCGGCTTCCGCGCTTTCGCGATGGCCTCCGCCACGTCGGGCGATGGCTTCGTGCTGCTGAGCAACAACGACCGCGGCATGCCACTGGCCGCCTCGCTGGCGCATGCGGTCCTGCCCGGGGAGCACCGCGTCTTCCGCTTCCCCCGGGTGGCATAG
- a CDS encoding xanthine dehydrogenase family protein molybdopterin-binding subunit: MNAPEPKGPAGLIGQSIRRREDARFLTGRGQYTDDIVLPRQTYAYFLRSPYAHARIRRIDTQAAAAAEGVLGVYTGEHFRAVGGLPCGWLITSLDGTPMKEPKHPILADGKARYVGDQVALVVAESYAQAKAAAQLIEVDYEDLTPIVDAATAKGSAAGAVHEEAPDNVCYTWGCGDKAGVDAAFERAAHVTRLEFRNNRLIPNAIEPRAANASYNPADESYTLYVANQNPHVERLLMCAFVLGIPEHKVRVVAPDVGGGFGSKIFLYAEETALTWASKQLGRPIKWTAERGEAFLSDAHGRDHATVAELGLDAQGNFLAMRVTTTANLGAYLSTFASSVPTILYATLLAGQYTTPKIYAEVTGVFTNTAPVDAYRGAGRPEATYVVERLVETAARELKIAPDQIRRRNFIKTFPYATPVGLTYDTGDYEATLNQVMELADVAGYGARKAATEAKGLKRGIGYSTYIEACGLAPSNIAGALGARAGLFEAGEVRVHPTGKVTIFTGSHSHGQGHETTFAQVVADKLGIPLDDVDIQHGDTGKVLFGMGTYGSRSLAVGGTAIVKAVDKVIAKGKKIAAHLLEASEGDIAFEGGEFKVAGTDRKVPFASVALTAYVPHNYPLDKLEPGLNENAFYDPTNFTYPAGSYICEVEVDPATGVVRVDRFSAVDDFGNVVNPMIVEGQVHGGLAQGIGQALLEHGIYDTDSGQLLTGSYMDYAMPRADDLPSFNVKTAKGTPCTHNPLGVKGCGEAGAIGSPPAVINAICDALGLKDLPMPATPHTVWQAINAAPR; this comes from the coding sequence ATGAACGCACCAGAACCCAAGGGACCGGCCGGCCTGATCGGCCAGAGCATCCGCCGCCGCGAAGACGCGCGCTTCCTGACCGGCCGCGGCCAGTACACCGACGACATCGTGCTGCCGCGCCAAACTTATGCCTATTTCCTGCGCTCGCCCTATGCGCATGCGCGCATCCGGCGCATCGACACGCAGGCCGCCGCCGCGGCCGAGGGCGTGCTGGGCGTCTACACCGGCGAGCATTTCCGCGCGGTCGGCGGCCTGCCCTGCGGCTGGCTGATCACCAGCCTGGACGGCACGCCGATGAAGGAGCCCAAGCACCCGATCCTGGCCGACGGCAAGGCGCGCTATGTCGGCGACCAGGTCGCGCTGGTCGTCGCCGAGAGCTATGCGCAGGCGAAGGCCGCGGCCCAGCTGATCGAGGTCGACTATGAAGACCTGACCCCGATCGTCGATGCCGCCACCGCCAAGGGCTCCGCCGCCGGCGCGGTGCATGAGGAGGCGCCGGACAACGTCTGCTACACCTGGGGCTGCGGCGACAAGGCCGGCGTGGACGCGGCTTTTGAACGCGCCGCCCATGTGACCCGCCTGGAGTTCCGCAACAACCGGCTGATCCCGAACGCGATCGAGCCGCGCGCGGCCAACGCCAGCTACAACCCGGCCGACGAGAGCTACACGCTCTATGTCGCGAACCAGAACCCGCATGTCGAGCGCCTCCTGATGTGCGCCTTCGTGCTGGGCATCCCGGAGCACAAGGTGCGCGTGGTGGCGCCCGACGTCGGCGGCGGCTTCGGCTCGAAGATCTTTCTCTATGCCGAGGAGACCGCGCTGACCTGGGCCAGCAAGCAGCTGGGCCGGCCGATCAAGTGGACCGCCGAGCGCGGCGAGGCCTTCCTCAGCGACGCCCATGGCCGCGACCATGCGACGGTGGCCGAGCTGGGCCTGGACGCGCAGGGCAACTTCCTCGCGATGCGGGTGACGACCACGGCCAATCTGGGCGCGTACCTGTCCACTTTCGCCTCCAGCGTGCCGACCATCCTCTACGCGACCCTGCTGGCCGGCCAGTACACCACGCCCAAGATCTATGCCGAGGTCACCGGCGTGTTCACCAACACCGCGCCGGTCGACGCCTACCGCGGCGCCGGCCGGCCCGAGGCCACCTATGTGGTCGAGCGCCTGGTCGAAACCGCGGCGCGCGAGCTGAAGATCGCGCCGGACCAGATCCGCCGCCGCAACTTCATCAAGACCTTTCCCTATGCGACCCCGGTGGGCCTGACCTACGACACTGGCGATTACGAGGCCACCCTGAACCAGGTGATGGAGCTGGCCGATGTGGCCGGCTACGGCGCGCGCAAGGCCGCCACCGAGGCCAAGGGCCTGAAGCGCGGCATCGGCTACTCGACCTATATCGAGGCCTGCGGCCTGGCGCCGTCCAACATCGCCGGGGCCTTGGGCGCGCGCGCGGGCCTGTTCGAGGCCGGCGAGGTGCGGGTGCATCCGACCGGCAAGGTCACGATCTTCACCGGCAGCCATTCGCATGGCCAGGGCCATGAGACCACCTTCGCCCAGGTGGTGGCCGACAAGCTGGGCATCCCGCTCGACGATGTCGACATCCAGCATGGCGACACCGGCAAGGTGCTGTTCGGCATGGGTACCTATGGCAGCCGCTCGCTGGCGGTGGGCGGCACGGCCATCGTCAAGGCGGTCGACAAGGTGATCGCCAAGGGCAAAAAGATCGCCGCCCATCTGCTGGAGGCCAGCGAGGGCGACATCGCCTTCGAGGGCGGCGAGTTCAAGGTGGCGGGCACCGACAGGAAGGTCCCGTTCGCCTCGGTCGCGCTGACCGCCTATGTGCCGCACAACTACCCGCTGGACAAGCTGGAGCCGGGCCTGAACGAGAACGCCTTCTACGACCCGACCAACTTCACCTACCCCGCGGGCAGCTATATCTGCGAGGTCGAGGTGGACCCGGCCACCGGCGTCGTGCGGGTGGACCGCTTCAGCGCGGTGGACGATTTCGGCAATGTCGTGAACCCGATGATCGTCGAGGGCCAGGTGCATGGCGGCCTGGCGCAAGGCATCGGCCAGGCGCTGTTGGAGCATGGCATCTACGACACCGACTCCGGCCAGCTGCTGACCGGCAGCTATATGGACTACGCGATGCCGCGCGCCGACGACCTGCCCAGCTTCAATGTCAAGACCGCCAAGGGCACGCCCTGCACCCACAACCCGCTGGGCGTCAAGGGCTGCGGCGAGGCCGGCGCGATCGGCTCGCCGCCGGCGGTGATCAACGCGATCTGCGACGCGCTGGGCCTGAAGGACCTGCCGATGCCGGCCACGCCGCACACCGTGTGGCAGGCGATCAACGCCGCCCCGCGCTGA
- a CDS encoding XdhC family protein: protein MDNVDLNVLRQVDAWLREGRRAVLGTITRTWGSAPRPVGAVVALRDDGLIAGSVSGGCIEDDLVAKLREGGLNIAKPELIRYGVDAEQANRFGLPCGGTLELMLEPLTPASLLPELLARLARGERVQRRLDLASGAVELSGPQAGADVVQLSASALITHHGPQWRLLIIGAGQLTQYLANMALALDYQVLVCDPREEYQPEIPGATLTREMPDDVVMSFAPDGHSAIVALTHDPKLDDLALMEALKSPAFYVGAIGSRVNQAKRKARLAEHFGLAPEQLARLHGPVGLHIGARTPPEIALAILAHMTAERHGVRIVSNAPTGSGVEAGCVVR from the coding sequence ATGGACAACGTCGATCTGAATGTGCTGCGCCAGGTGGATGCCTGGCTGCGCGAGGGGCGCCGCGCGGTGCTGGGCACGATCACCCGCACCTGGGGCTCGGCGCCGCGGCCGGTCGGCGCGGTGGTGGCGCTGCGCGACGACGGGCTGATCGCCGGCTCCGTCTCCGGCGGCTGCATCGAGGACGATCTGGTTGCCAAGCTGCGCGAGGGCGGGCTGAACATCGCCAAGCCCGAGCTGATCCGCTACGGCGTCGATGCCGAGCAGGCGAACCGCTTCGGTCTGCCCTGCGGCGGCACCCTGGAGCTGATGCTGGAGCCGCTGACGCCGGCCTCGCTGCTGCCCGAGCTGTTGGCGCGGCTGGCGCGCGGCGAACGGGTGCAGCGCCGGCTGGATCTGGCCAGCGGCGCGGTCGAACTGTCCGGCCCGCAGGCCGGGGCCGATGTGGTGCAGCTCTCGGCCAGCGCCCTGATCACCCACCATGGCCCGCAATGGCGGCTGCTGATCATCGGCGCCGGCCAGCTGACCCAGTACCTGGCGAACATGGCCCTGGCGCTGGACTACCAGGTGCTGGTCTGCGACCCGCGCGAGGAATACCAGCCCGAGATCCCCGGCGCCACCCTGACCCGCGAGATGCCCGACGACGTGGTGATGAGTTTCGCGCCGGATGGGCACAGCGCGATCGTCGCGCTGACCCATGACCCCAAGCTGGACGACCTGGCGCTGATGGAGGCGCTGAAATCCCCCGCCTTCTATGTCGGCGCGATCGGCTCGCGCGTCAACCAGGCCAAGCGCAAGGCCCGGCTGGCCGAGCATTTCGGCCTGGCGCCCGAGCAGCTGGCGCGCCTGCACGGCCCGGTCGGCCTGCACATCGGCGCCCGCACCCCGCCCGAGATTGCGCTGGCGATCCTGGCGCACATGACCGCGGAGCGGCATGGGGTGAGGATCGTCAGTAACGCGCCGACGGGGAGCGGGGTGGAGGCGGGATGCGTCGTGCGGTGA
- a CDS encoding histidine phosphatase family protein encodes MSTSPTELLLIRHGETDWNRRQSFQGQIDVPLNERGLAQALRVGERLAGERFDALVASDLIRTRQTAAPLAEAQRLAPAFSAELREQAFGILEGLSFDDIKVRHPDEFALWARHDPDYALPGGAESRRRFHERVIGALQALGHQHPGARLAVVTHGGVLDMVWRSARNLPLTGPRECPIPNAGLNRLRLAPDGRFEILAWGEDAHVRDLA; translated from the coding sequence ATGAGCACAAGTCCCACCGAACTGCTGCTGATCCGCCATGGCGAGACCGACTGGAACCGCCGCCAGAGCTTCCAGGGCCAGATCGATGTGCCGCTGAACGAGCGCGGCCTGGCCCAGGCGCTGCGGGTTGGCGAGCGGCTGGCCGGCGAACGCTTCGACGCGCTGGTCGCCAGCGACCTGATCCGCACCCGCCAGACCGCCGCCCCGCTGGCCGAGGCGCAGCGGCTGGCACCCGCCTTCAGCGCCGAGCTGCGCGAGCAGGCCTTCGGCATCCTGGAGGGTCTGAGCTTCGACGACATCAAGGTCCGGCACCCGGACGAGTTCGCGCTCTGGGCGCGCCATGATCCCGACTACGCGCTGCCCGGCGGCGCGGAAAGCCGGCGCCGCTTCCATGAGCGCGTGATCGGCGCGCTGCAGGCGCTGGGCCACCAGCATCCGGGCGCGCGCCTGGCCGTCGTCACCCATGGCGGCGTGCTGGACATGGTGTGGCGCAGCGCCAGGAACCTGCCGCTGACGGGCCCGCGCGAATGCCCGATTCCGAACGCCGGCCTGAACCGGCTGCGCCTGGCGCCGGACGGCCGCTTCGAGATCCTCGCCTGGGGCGAGGACGCGCATGTGCGAGACCTGGCTTAA
- a CDS encoding (2Fe-2S)-binding protein: MSSHPTISLKVNGRTVTREVAPDRLLVQFLREELALTGTHIGCDTSQCGACTVHLNGHAVKSCNILAVQVAGAEVTTIEGLAPAGGELHPMQAAFKECHGLQCGFCTPGMVMSAVDLVQHHRCSSETEIREGLEGNLCRCTGYHNIVRAVQAGAQAMAK, encoded by the coding sequence ATGAGCAGCCATCCGACCATCAGCTTGAAGGTCAATGGCAGGACGGTCACGCGCGAAGTCGCGCCGGACCGCCTGCTGGTGCAGTTCCTGCGCGAGGAGCTCGCGCTCACCGGCACCCACATCGGCTGCGACACCAGCCAATGCGGCGCCTGCACCGTGCATCTGAACGGCCATGCGGTGAAGAGCTGCAACATCCTGGCCGTGCAGGTTGCCGGCGCCGAGGTGACGACGATCGAGGGCCTGGCGCCGGCCGGCGGCGAACTGCACCCGATGCAGGCGGCGTTCAAGGAGTGCCATGGCCTGCAATGCGGCTTCTGCACCCCGGGCATGGTGATGAGCGCGGTCGACCTGGTGCAGCACCACCGCTGTAGCAGTGAGACCGAGATCCGCGAGGGGCTGGAGGGCAATCTCTGCCGCTGCACCGGCTATCACAACATCGTGCGCGCGGTGCAGGCCGGCGCGCAGGCGATGGCCAAGTGA
- a CDS encoding DUF6515 family protein, which yields MGAAAATPALAQHHGGPGGPRDTIHHGRMVYDSRFHHDRYYPAPGFIAPALPRSSLSIVFGPDRFFFDSGVWYRPHGPRWRVVVPPVGIVVPVLPSAYVSLRVGGLPYYYANGIYYTAVVGGPGYVVAAPPPEAQVMPAPPPPPLRPEPIIYPRNGQGAQQQEADRQECNRWATTQPAAMNDASVFNRAVEACMDGRGYTMR from the coding sequence TTGGGCGCCGCCGCAGCCACGCCGGCCCTGGCCCAGCACCATGGCGGCCCCGGCGGCCCGCGCGACACGATCCACCATGGCCGCATGGTCTACGACAGCCGCTTCCACCATGACCGCTACTACCCGGCGCCCGGCTTCATCGCGCCGGCGCTGCCGCGCAGCAGCCTGAGCATCGTGTTCGGGCCGGACCGCTTCTTCTTCGACAGCGGCGTCTGGTACCGGCCCCATGGCCCGCGCTGGCGCGTCGTCGTGCCGCCGGTCGGCATCGTGGTGCCGGTGCTGCCCTCGGCCTATGTGAGCCTGCGCGTCGGCGGCCTGCCCTACTACTACGCCAACGGCATCTACTACACCGCGGTGGTCGGCGGTCCCGGCTATGTGGTGGCCGCGCCGCCGCCCGAGGCGCAGGTGATGCCGGCCCCGCCGCCACCGCCCCTGCGGCCGGAGCCGATCATCTATCCGCGCAACGGCCAGGGCGCCCAGCAGCAGGAGGCGGACCGCCAGGAATGCAACCGCTGGGCCACCACCCAGCCCGCGGCGATGAACGACGCCTCGGTGTTCAACCGGGCGGTGGAGGCCTGCATGGACGGGCGCGGCTACACGATGCGGTGA
- a CDS encoding glutathione S-transferase family protein gives MIQLHYNPGSANLAPHILLHELALPFEPVPVDREHGGHKSAAYLKLNPNGLIPVLRDGDLVLYETAAILLHLADSHPRAGLAPALATPERAHFYKWLIWLTNTLQPLLIAYFYPDRWVTEGNAAGAAEVKARAEARIAPLLDQLEAQLAAQGGPWLLGADYSAADPMAFMLCRWTRGFARPARSLPRLQAYLQRMLKRPAVLQALQAERLPQPWI, from the coding sequence ATGATCCAGCTGCACTACAACCCCGGCAGCGCCAACCTGGCGCCGCATATCCTGCTGCATGAACTGGCCCTGCCCTTCGAGCCGGTGCCGGTGGACCGCGAGCATGGCGGGCACAAGAGCGCCGCCTATCTGAAGCTCAATCCCAACGGCCTGATCCCGGTGCTGCGCGACGGCGATCTCGTGCTCTACGAGACCGCCGCGATCCTGCTGCACTTGGCCGACAGCCATCCGCGGGCGGGCCTGGCACCGGCGCTGGCCACACCGGAGCGCGCGCATTTCTACAAATGGCTGATCTGGCTGACCAACACCCTGCAGCCACTGCTGATCGCCTATTTCTACCCCGATCGCTGGGTGACCGAGGGCAACGCGGCGGGCGCGGCCGAGGTCAAGGCCCGGGCCGAGGCGCGCATCGCGCCCCTGCTGGACCAGCTGGAGGCGCAGCTGGCCGCGCAGGGCGGGCCCTGGCTGCTGGGCGCGGACTACAGCGCCGCCGATCCGATGGCCTTCATGCTGTGCCGCTGGACCCGCGGCTTCGCGCGGCCCGCGCGCTCGCTGCCGCGGCTGCAGGCCTATCTGCAGCGCATGCTGAAGCGCCCCGCGGTGCTCCAGGCCCTGCAGGCCGAGCGCCTGCCTCAGCCCTGGATCTGA